A genomic window from Phocoena sinus isolate mPhoSin1 chromosome 20, mPhoSin1.pri, whole genome shotgun sequence includes:
- the EIF1 gene encoding eukaryotic translation initiation factor 1 isoform X2 — MSAIQNLHSFDPFADASKGDDLLPAGTEDYIHIRIQQRNGRKTLTTVQGIADDYDKKKLVKAFKKKFACNGTVIEHPEYGEVIQLQGDQRKNICQFLVEIGLAKDDQLKVHGF, encoded by the exons ATGTCCGCTATCCAGAACCTCCACTCTTTCG ACCCCTTTGCTGATGCAAGTAAGGGTGATGATCTGCTTCCTGCTGGCACTGAGGATTATATCCATATAAGAATTCAACAGAGAAACGGCAGGAAGACCCTTACTACTGTCCAAGGGATCGCTGATGATTACGATAAAAAGAAACTAGTGAAGGCGTTTAAGAAG AAATTTGCCTGCAATGGAACTGTGATTGAGCATCCAGAATATGGAGAAGTAATCCAGCTACAGGGTGACCAGCGCAAGAACATATGCCAGTTCCTCGTAGAG ATTGGACTGGCTAAGGACGACCAGCTGAAGGTTCATGGGTTCTAA
- the EIF1 gene encoding eukaryotic translation initiation factor 1 isoform X1 has protein sequence MSAIQNLHSFDPFADASKGDDLLPAGTEDYIHIRIQQRNGRKTLTTVQGIADDYDKKKLVKAFKKKFACNGTVIEHPEYGEVIQLQGDQRKNICQFLVEVSCHFLLVHLCLCPG, from the exons ATGTCCGCTATCCAGAACCTCCACTCTTTCG ACCCCTTTGCTGATGCAAGTAAGGGTGATGATCTGCTTCCTGCTGGCACTGAGGATTATATCCATATAAGAATTCAACAGAGAAACGGCAGGAAGACCCTTACTACTGTCCAAGGGATCGCTGATGATTACGATAAAAAGAAACTAGTGAAGGCGTTTAAGAAG AAATTTGCCTGCAATGGAACTGTGATTGAGCATCCAGAATATGGAGAAGTAATCCAGCTACAGGGTGACCAGCGCAAGAACATATGCCAGTTCCTCGTAGAGGTGAGTTGTCACTTCCTGTTAGTGCATTTGTGCCTCTGCCCTGGCTAA
- the GAST gene encoding gastrin, giving the protein MQRLCVYVLILVLALATFSEATWKPRSHLQDAPLGPGANRDQEPRGLDRLGPASHHRRQLGLQDPSHLVADLSKKQGPWVEEEEEAYGWMDFGRRSAEEGDLGP; this is encoded by the exons ATGCAGcgactgtgtgtgtatgtgctgatCTTGGTGCTGGCTCTGGCCACCTTCTCTGAAGCTACCTGGAAGCCCCGCTCCCACCTGCAAGATGCACCCTTGGGTCCAGGGGCCAATAGGGACCAGGAGCCACGTGGGCTGGACCGGCTGGGCCCAGCCTCTCACCACCGAAGGCAGCTGGGGCTCCAGGATCCCTCACACTTGGTAGCAG ACCTGTCCAAGAAGCAGGGACCATGggtggaagaagaagaagaagcataTGGCTGGATGGACTTCGGCCGCCGCAGTGCCGAGGAAGGGGACCTAGGTCCCTAG